One Succinivibrio dextrinosolvens DNA window includes the following coding sequences:
- a CDS encoding DUF5906 domain-containing protein codes for MLNYPTDTYESIFNEINNIIHNKNLFQNIQQLKAPDDKTPALYLNILELIKKNFVTDSESALSNTDTLENLPEDIQKRIIKNAERTLLTRDRSNKKCLAHAFNTFNAFQFSESSLMLAIKILVFRVHYLLNPNYLESIRQIKQLRSNISILKNKGDIDNPAIYENTRLIITILKDGIYSASDLIILYAFYICITEYIKTAQQNCYDLIGKEKHFFISESTVLSIRNELQKALQLNQNISIDIDNQNKITIEERQQRPLSLKDLKELSTEGKTARLFCSNCEYTNILYSQGFKRSGLFDGRYYHIDNETISGLHLSIQYANETEESAQLTGMLSDKSLNNLRCMANGTEKHKAPDNYIAVNNGILKINTENPEESTLLGFSPNLVVVMPIQANYLENFSKDTERYKKIDEYFNCLSGKYNPEYKDHYQEIKTRIIESLSLALSRSQKFKKFFYLHGVADSGKTTLIDSVLGSLFDKTLYFSSKNLDDLDRSKHNFEIATLEHTALLLVDEGASGDSNASVLSKINLDNVGDCIKQLLGGGMIEGARKNIQQKSGFYPECRLYITSNHYIGFEDPQILDKLIYIPLNTKINRPEYKNIFPDFKDQKMKDTLFMYLLTNGFYKCLKNYKATGKYISDSPFIDSIQNKAKKGTSIYKAISDFIEEQNIKANLPFLNYVMITPENMELFTIKHYWNEWHEYNNFLTLKKITRKHFEDVFCELLNLHICRDQKIAGLDKKQITIILPKAFKTYAPYKKECEKQRPSIYKGTKDNNEPFYLS; via the coding sequence ATGCTTAATTATCCTACTGATACATACGAATCTATTTTTAATGAAATAAACAACATTATTCATAATAAAAACTTATTTCAGAATATACAGCAGCTAAAAGCCCCTGATGATAAAACACCCGCGCTATATCTCAATATTTTAGAGTTAATAAAGAAGAATTTTGTCACCGATTCAGAAAGCGCGTTAAGTAACACTGACACTTTAGAAAATTTACCTGAAGATATACAAAAAAGAATTATAAAAAACGCAGAAAGAACTTTATTAACGCGTGATAGGAGTAATAAAAAATGCCTAGCACACGCATTTAATACGTTTAACGCGTTTCAGTTTTCAGAAAGCTCTTTAATGCTAGCTATCAAAATTTTAGTTTTTAGAGTTCATTACTTATTAAACCCGAATTATTTAGAGAGTATAAGACAGATTAAACAATTAAGATCTAATATTTCCATTTTAAAAAACAAAGGGGATATTGATAACCCCGCCATATACGAAAATACACGCCTAATAATCACAATTCTTAAAGATGGCATATACAGTGCCAGTGATTTAATTATTTTGTATGCCTTTTATATATGTATAACTGAATATATAAAAACAGCGCAGCAAAATTGTTATGATTTGATAGGAAAAGAAAAACACTTTTTTATAAGTGAATCTACTGTTTTATCTATTAGAAATGAGTTACAGAAGGCACTTCAATTAAATCAAAATATATCTATTGATATAGATAATCAAAATAAAATCACTATTGAAGAAAGACAGCAACGCCCATTATCTTTAAAAGATCTGAAAGAACTATCGACAGAGGGGAAAACAGCGCGCCTTTTTTGCTCTAATTGTGAATACACTAATATTTTATACAGTCAGGGCTTTAAAAGGTCGGGGCTTTTTGATGGTCGATATTATCACATAGATAATGAAACAATATCAGGGCTACATTTATCTATTCAATACGCGAATGAAACAGAAGAAAGCGCACAATTAACTGGAATGTTAAGCGATAAGTCATTAAATAATCTTAGATGTATGGCAAATGGCACGGAAAAACATAAAGCCCCTGATAACTATATAGCCGTCAATAACGGTATATTAAAAATAAATACAGAAAACCCTGAAGAATCTACATTACTGGGTTTTAGTCCTAATCTTGTTGTTGTTATGCCTATTCAAGCGAATTATTTAGAAAACTTTTCAAAAGATACAGAAAGATATAAAAAAATAGATGAATACTTTAATTGTTTATCTGGAAAATATAACCCTGAATATAAAGATCACTATCAAGAGATAAAAACTAGGATTATTGAAAGTTTAAGCCTAGCTTTATCGCGTTCACAAAAATTTAAAAAATTCTTTTATTTGCATGGTGTAGCTGATTCAGGCAAAACGACTCTAATTGATTCTGTTTTAGGATCACTATTTGATAAAACACTCTACTTCAGTAGTAAAAATTTAGATGATTTAGATCGCTCTAAGCATAATTTTGAAATCGCTACTCTTGAACATACCGCTTTATTGTTAGTAGATGAAGGAGCAAGCGGTGACAGTAACGCCAGTGTGTTAAGCAAAATAAACCTTGATAACGTGGGGGATTGTATAAAGCAGCTTTTAGGCGGTGGCATGATTGAAGGCGCGCGCAAAAACATACAACAAAAAAGCGGCTTTTATCCAGAGTGTAGGTTATATATAACTTCGAACCATTATATAGGTTTTGAAGATCCTCAAATCTTAGACAAATTGATTTATATTCCATTAAACACAAAAATAAATAGACCTGAATATAAAAATATCTTTCCTGATTTTAAAGATCAGAAAATGAAAGATACTTTATTTATGTATTTATTAACCAACGGTTTTTATAAGTGTTTAAAAAACTATAAAGCAACTGGGAAATATATATCTGATAGTCCTTTTATTGATTCTATACAGAATAAAGCCAAAAAGGGAACAAGCATTTATAAGGCAATATCTGACTTTATAGAAGAACAAAATATAAAGGCTAATTTGCCATTTTTAAATTATGTAATGATTACCCCTGAAAATATGGAGTTATTCACAATTAAGCATTACTGGAATGAGTGGCACGAATACAACAATTTCTTAACCCTTAAAAAAATAACACGAAAACATTTTGAAGATGTATTTTGCGAACTTCTAAACCTTCATATTTGCAGAGATCAAAAAATTGCGGGGCTTGATAAAAAACAAATAACTATTATTTTGCCAAAAGCCTTTAAAACTTATGCCCCATATAAAAAAGAATGTGAAAAACAAAGACCTTCAATATATAAAGGAACTAAAGATAATAACGAACCTTTTTATTTAAGTTGA
- a CDS encoding helix-turn-helix transcriptional regulator has protein sequence MNDTTIYAEIEMFFNNLVKIEPNQWLIPKEGVCLLAGMASSTFFKRYRKDLSFPKPVAKIKRRLFWKLKDVTFWIKQNLNTDLNKK, from the coding sequence ATGAATGACACAACCATATATGCAGAAATCGAAATGTTTTTTAACAACCTTGTAAAAATAGAACCTAATCAATGGCTAATACCAAAAGAAGGCGTTTGTCTATTAGCGGGAATGGCAAGCTCTACTTTTTTTAAGAGATACAGAAAAGATCTTTCATTTCCTAAACCAGTTGCAAAAATAAAAAGGCGTTTATTCTGGAAATTAAAAGATGTTACTTTCTGGATAAAACAAAATCTAAATACAGATTTAAATAAAAAATAG
- a CDS encoding helix-turn-helix transcriptional regulator yields MKIIIDYFCGYGGLLFFGVYFFMTYELKYMTATKVYNYLGISKALFYRVLKNDPTFPKGLEITKGKKVYDKNSIDEWLLSKNSQTNLS; encoded by the coding sequence ATGAAAATAATTATAGATTATTTTTGTGGTTATGGTGGTTTGCTATTTTTTGGAGTTTATTTTTTTATGACTTATGAACTTAAATATATGACTGCAACAAAGGTATATAACTATTTAGGCATTTCAAAAGCCTTATTTTATAGGGTTTTGAAGAATGATCCGACTTTTCCAAAAGGTTTAGAAATAACAAAAGGGAAAAAAGTTTATGACAAAAACAGTATAGATGAATGGCTGCTATCAAAAAATTCTCAAACCAATCTTAGTTAA